The sequence below is a genomic window from Mycobacteroides abscessus ATCC 19977.
TCGATGGCGTCCAGCCAGACTTGGGGGTCATTCGACGTGATGGTGCGCGATTTCTCCGAGCGGATGTACGCCAGCAGGTAGTCGTCCACCGCTTGCCGGAGCCCGTCCTTGGACCCGTAGTGATGGATGACCAGTGCCGGGCTGACCCCCGCCGCGTCGGCGATGGCCCGCACGCTCGCGCCGTTTCCCTGCTCGCCCCACAACTTGATCGCAGCGTCACGAATGCGGGCGGCGGCAGTGAGGTCGTCGGCTGAACGCATGTTTAGCAGATTAAACATGCGTTCAATGCGAAGTCAAGGAGGTCCCCGCGCTTCGAGCGAGAGCCGGTGCCACAAAAAATGCCGGATGTGAGCGGCGGAGCTCACATCCGGCGGGGAGGCGGTGGGACTGGTTAGTCTCGGGTCGCCGCTAGCAGGCCGTCGCCCAGCGGAATCAGGACGGCGGTAAACCTGCCGTCGTCGGCGATGATACGAGCGGCCTCGCGGACACCGACCACGTCTGGATCGTTGGCGCTGGGGTCGCCGGCCCGTCCACCGGCCGATGCCCCGTGGATGACGACGGCGCCGCCCGGGCGGAGCAGCCGGATGCCTCCGGCCAGGAAATCAGGTTGGTCGGCGGGTGCGGCATCGATGACCAGCAAGTCATAGGACTCGTCGGCCAACCGGGGCAGCACCTCCTGGGCGCGTCCACCGATCAATCGCGTGCGCGACGGCGCGATGGAGGCCTCCGAAAATGCCTGTTTGGCGCTGCGCTGGTGTTCGGGCTCCACGTCAATGGTGGTGAGTACCCCGTCCTCGCGCATACCTGAGAGAAGCCACAATCCGCTGACCCCGGCACCCGTGCCGACTTCGACGACGGCCTTGCCGCCGGACAGGCGTGCGAAAACGCTCAGGAGTGCCCCTACCGCGGGTGTCACCGGGCCCGCGCCCAGGTCAACGGCACGTTCCCGGGCGGCGGCGACGATGTCATCTTCGGAGATGGCGCCCTCGGCGTGGCTCACCATCGCCTCGACGGGGGATCGGTCTGCGCTGCTGGTCACGATTCGATCCTGTCGAGCGCGAGTGAATCTGTCCTGCGACACGCCGAACTCCGCCACGATCGAGCGGGTTTCTTGGATGGAACTGCCTGGTGAGATCGGATCGAGACCGCATTCTCAGGAAGAGTTAAGTTAGCTCCTAAGTGACCCACACCTGGGTGGTAGAGGGTCAGTGCATGTCGCGATCCATCCTGAACCAGAGCCCGAGCGACCCGCGTCTATCCGGGAATAACACCGATGGCATCTGGGTTGAGCAGGCTGACGGTCTCCCCACTGGGGGCGAGGCAGCCGTAACCGAACAGGAGGAACACGCGATTTCGCTTACGCGTATCAGCGAGCCCGATTACACCGAATTCGTCGACGCCGCCAACGCCGACGAACTATCCGGGACCGCAGTATTCGATGCCACTGGAGACCAGGCCGCCATGCCGTCCTGGGATGAACTGGTTCGTGAGCATGCCGACCGCGTGTACCGCCTGGCGTACCGGCTTTCCGGCAGCCAGCAAGATGCCGAGGACCTGACACAGGAAACCTTCATCAGGGTGTTCCGCTCGTTGCAGAACTACCAGCCCGGCACCTTCGAGGGTTGGCTGCACCGCATCACCACCAACCTGTTCCTCGACATGGTTCGTCGCCGCGGGCGCATCCGCATGGAAGCGCTGCCCGAGGACTACGACCGGGTGCCGGCTACCGACCCCGATCCCGAGCAGATCTATCACGACGCCCAGCTGGGTGCGGACCTGCAGGCCGCACTGGATTCATTGGCACCGGAGTTCCGTGCCGCCGTGGTCCTGTGCGATATCGAAGGTCTGTCCTACGAGGAGATCGGCGCCACCCTGGATGTGAAGCTCGGCACCGTCCGCAGCCGTATCCACCGCGGTCGGCAGGCCATCCGGGAGTACCTGGCTGCACACTCCTCGGCATCCGCGCTCGCGGCCGCCGAGTAGCGCGCGACACCATTGGTGCAGGTTGGTACGCAATGAGTACATTCGCGCGCTATCTTCGAGGTAGGCCGGTACGAGTCCGCCGGCCATTCCGAACCGAAGGGAGCGTCGCCGTGGTGGATAGCGGCTCGTTCCGTAGGGCGTTCTCGAGTTTCTCCTCTTTCTCGCGACTGCCCTCCCCGTTCGCCTCGCAGAGTGGGGCACCGGTGGGCGCGCCGCGCCAGTTCGGGTCCACCGAGCATTTGTCCACGGAGGCGATCGCGGCGTTCGTCGACGGCGAACTGCGGATGAGTGCGCACCTGCGGGCAGCGCACCATTTGTCGATGTGCGCCGAATGCGCGCTGGAGATCGACGCACAGCGCCAGGCGCGCACCGCGCTGCGCGACTCCGGAGCCATTCGGGTGCCGGGCTCCTTGCTTGGACTCCTCAGCCAGATTCCGCACATCCCGCATGACGTTGCGCCGCCGCAGCCCTCGGCACACGAGGGTGAGCTGCCGCCCGCGTTGGGTGGTGACGCGGTGCGGCCGGATAGCCGCGCACGTCGTAAACGCCGGTAGGGTGGGCCGGTGACCGCAAATCAGGACACCGCCCCCCGGTTGGCGCCGCGCCCGGTTGACCGGCCGCCTGTCGATCCGGCTTCGCAGCGGGCTTTCGGCCGTCCGTCGGGGGTATCCGGTTCGTTCCAGGGCGCGGACAAGTACCGAGACCAAGGGGAGTACACACCGCGAGTAGGTCCGCCGGACCCGGTGTTGGCACAGGCCTTCGGGCGGCCCGACAACGTGACCACGTCGCTTCAACGCCACCCTGCCGACGCCGGCAAGCTCGACGCCGCCGACGAAGGACCGGATGCCGCGGAGGACCCGTGGCGCGACCCCACGGCGCAGGTCCAGCTGGGCAGGCCCGCCGTCAACAAGGCGCCCGTATCGTTGTCCGGTGCACCGGCCCCGAAGCTGGGTGTGCGCGATGTTCTCTTCGGTGGCCGGGTGTCCATCCCCGCGCTCGCCATTCTTGCCGCGGTCGCACTACTGATCGGTCTGGTCGGCGGCATCATCGGGCGCAAGACGGCCGAGGTAGTCGAGGCATTCACCACGTCGAAGGTCACCTTGACCACCGATGACAGCACCCAGCCCGACGAGTCCCGATTCACCGCGGTGGCCAATGCCGTCAAGAGCTCGGTGGTGACTATCGAGGCCAGTTCGGATGACGAGGTGGCCCAGGGCTCGGGAGTCGTGATCGACCCCAAGGGCTACATCATTACCAACAACCATGTGATCTCCGACGCCGCCAAGAACCCCGGCAAGTTCAAGATCGAGGTCATCTTCAACGACAGCAAGAAGGTGCCCGCCAATCTGGTCGGGCGCGATCCGAAGACGGACATCGCGGTGCTGAAGGTCGACAACGTCGACAACCTGACCGTGGCGCGCCTGGGAGACTCCGACAAGGTCGCCGTCGGCGCCGAGGTCATCGCGTTCGGTTCCCCGCTGGGTTTGCGTAGCACCGTGACCGGCGGCATCATCAGCGCCCTGCACCGACCGGTGCCGCTCTCGGGAGAGGGTAGCGACACCGACACCGTGATCGATGCGCTCCAGACCGACGCCGCCATCAACCACGGCAACTCCGGTGGTCCGCTCATCGATATGAAGTCTCAGGTGATCGGGATCAACACCGCCGGAAAATCGTTGAGCGACAGCTCAAGTGGCCTCGGATTCGCCATCCCCATCAATGAGGCTGCCGACGTCGCGCAGACGTTGATCCGCGACGGAAAGATCGTGCACGCGACCCTGGGCATCAGCAGCCGTACGGTCAGTAACGCGACCGCCACCGGGGCCGAGGTGGCCAACGTCAAGGCCGGCAGCCCCGCGGAAAAGGGCGGCATGCTGGAGAACGATGTCGTGGTCAAGGTCGGTAACCGGACAGTGGCCGACGCCGACGAGTTCGTGGTCGCGGTGCGGCAGTTGAAGATCGGGCAGGAAGCCACCATCACTGTGCTCCGTCAGGGTCGGCCCGTCGAGCTCAAAGTCACGCCCGGTCCAGACGGCTCCTGATGTTCGGCAGTGTCGGCTGGGGAGAGCTGCTGGTCCTGCTGATCGTGGGGCTCGTGGTGCTCGGCCCGGAGCGGCTGCCCGGGGCGATTCGGTGGACCACCGAGTCGCTGCGCAAGGTGCGTGACTACGCCAGCGGTGCGACGGCCTCGTTACGCGAGGAGTTGGGGCCCGAATTCGACGATGTGCGCAAGCCGCTCGCCGAGCTGCAGAAGCTGCGGGGGATGACGCCGCGCGCCGTCATCACCAAACACCTTCTCGATGGCGATGATTCGGTGTTCGATTCACTGACCCGGCCGTTGGACGACGTGAAGAAGGCGGTTACCGAGCCTGCGCCCACGCCGATCGTCAACCCCGAACTCGCCAAGCCCGCGGAGCCCGGGCCGACGCGTTACGACGCAGACGCGACGTAACCCGCGTCCACCCCCACCCTGTCCGCGAGCATGCTCAAATGTGCCCGATTCACGCCGAAACAGGCACATTTGAGCATGCTCGCGCGGGAAGGGTCAGTTACGGCGTGCCGTATCGATGTTCAGCGACATGCCCGCCAGGCCGCGGCTGCGCGTCGACAACTTGTCCGCGACTGCCCGAAGAGCTTGGCCTGCGGCCGAATCCGGCTGACTGAGCACGATCGGCAGGCCGTCGTCGCCACCCTCGCGCACCGCCGGGTCCAGCGGAACTTGGCCGAGTAGCGGCACCTTCGTCCCCACCACCTTGGTCAGGCTTTCGGCGACAGTGTCGCCGCCACCGGACCCGAACACCTCCATGCGAGTGCCGTCGGGCAGCACCAGCCAGGACATGTTCTCGACCACGCCGACGATGCGTTGACGAGTTTGAGTCGCGATCGCGCCCGCGCGCTCAGCCACCTCGGCGGCGGCTTGCTGCGGGGTGGTGACAACCAGGATCTCCGCACCGGGTATCAGCTGCGCCACCGAAATCGCGACGTCGCCGGTGCCCGGCGGCAGGTCCAGCAGCAGCACATCCAGGTCGCCCCAGAAAACGTCGGCCAGGAACTGTTGCAGCGCGCGGTGCAGCATGGGCCCGCGCCACACCACCGGGGTGTTGCCCTGGGTGAACTGGGCGATCGAGATGACCTTCACGTCGTGGGCCACGGGGGGCAGGATCATCCGTTCCACCTGGGTGGGCCGGTCGGAGGTGCCCATCATGCGTGGCACCGAGTGGCCGTAGATGTCGGCGTCGAGCAGCCCGACGGACAAACCCTTGGCGGCCATCGCGGCAGCGAGGTTCACTGTGACGCTGGACTTTCCGACGCCGCCCTTACCGGAGGCCACTGCGTAGACGCGGGTGAGAGAGCCGGGCTGGGCGAATGGGATAACCGGCTCGGGGCTGTCACCCCGCAGTTGCTTACGCAGTTCGGTGCGCTGTTCGTCGTTCATGACGTCCAGTTGCACCCGCACGGTGCCTACGCCATCGACATCGGCGGCGGCCTGCGTCACCCGCTCGGCGATCTCGGCCTTCTTCGGACAGCCGGAGGTGGTGAGGTAGATGCCGATCTCGACGTTGTGGGCGTCGTCGAACGTGATGTCCTTGACCATCCCCAACTCGGTGATGGGACGGCGAAGTTCAGGATCGATAACCCCGGCGAGTGCGCTGCGCACGGCCGTGGTGAGCTCGGATGTCACTACCCGAGTCTAGGGCGTGCCGTTTACGGCCTCGGCGCTGCCGGTGCGGGCGCGGGTCCGGGCGCCGGTCCCAGCTCCACCGGGGGTGGCGGCGGGGCAAACGGGTTGAACGGCTGTGGTGCCTGGTTGGGGGCGAACGGGTTGAACGGCTCGGCCGGGGGCTGCGGCGCGAATGGGTTGAATGGTTCGGCCGGAGGTGGCGGCGGGGCGCAGAAGAGCATGCATGGTGCCTGGGGTGCCTCGGGCGCGGGCGGGACGGCTCCCGGCAGGGCCGCGATGACAGCCCGATCCGGAGTCAGCGGATTGACGATGGGCAGCTGGGCCAGCGGATCGTTGGGCGAGAGCCCTGCGACATCGGTTACCGAACCCGGTCCCAGTCCGCGGGACTCGCCGCCGCCCAGATGGGCCTTGCGCTCGGGTGCGACATCGGCGGCGGTAAGCGGCGGCAGATTGAGCGGAAGCACCCCGGTGGCGTATCCGGCGGCCCAGGCGAGCACGTTCTGCGCATAAGCCACCGAGTTGTTGTAGCGCAGGATGGCCGACATCGTTTGCGAGCGATCCCGCAAATTCAATCCGCCACTGCATAAATATCGGGCGGCGGCCAGGCTGGCGTCGAATACGTTCTGCGGATCGGCCTTGCCGTCACCGTCTCCGTCGGAGGCGTAGTGGTTCCACGTGCTCGGCAGAAACTGCATGGGGCCCATGGCCCGGACGTAGACCTGAGCACCCTGGGTTCGGCTCTGCTCGTGGTCCACGATGACCTCGTTGCCCGGCAGCGTGCCGTCCAGGCTGGGGCCGTAGATGGGCCGGACTACACGGCCCTTCACGTCGGTCGCTCCATTGTTGGCGTGGCCGGACTCGATCCGGCCGATGCCCGCCAGCAGGTTCCAGCTCACGCCGCACCCCGGTGCGGCCTTGGCCATCATCTTCTCGGCGTTCTGATAGGCCTCCAGGGCGATCTTCGGAATGCCAAGGCCACCAGGGGCCATCACGATCCCCGGAGGCGGCGGCGCGATCGCGGCGCTCGGGGCGATGCGGTACTGCGTGGGGGGACGCACCACGGTCACCAGGTTCAGTTCACCGACCTCGGCCTGCGGGGTGGCCGCGGAGACCATCGGAACCGGAACAGGCACGACGGCTTGGCCGCTCACCTGGGCGCTGCTCGCCGCGACCGCGAAGCCGACGACCGTCAGGGCGCTGAGCCCACCGACCCGCAGCCACGGCACGGAGGCCGAGTTGCCCCTGATGCGCGATGCCGCGCCACGCGCATGATTCACCGAGGTCGCAACCCAATGTGGCAGCTCCACTCGGTTCCTTCCTTCGGGCCCGTTTCGGGGCCCCTGTGTGTGCGTCCGGGTCCATCTGTCGGCACTCATTCTGACCTATGTAGTCGTGACGGGTGTGACCGATGTGAACCGGGGAAACGATACCGGCGCGATCACGGCCGGGTTGCAAAATGGGCAAACCCCAGCGAATTTCGGTTGGTCGGCCAATCTCGCTCGGGCACGCCGAGTTCGGTGTATGGCGCTGCCAGAAATGGGCGGGTGGCTATCTCGCGCGGAAGGGCCTCGACATTGGCTGACTTACGGTCAGTATCTAGACGTAAACATAATCAATTGATAGCGTTACAACATGACCGCAGCACCGGATGTCGCCGTCCACTGGGAACTTGGCTCCGATCGGCCCCGCGAGGACCATGGCTTCTTCGGGCCCGATTCGCCGACGTGGAAGGTGTGGACCAGCCCCACAGCACTCATCGGATTCCAGCGCTCGGTGGTGCTGGAACATTTCGAACCGCACCTGGCCGCCGCGGTGGCCGACGCGGCCGGCATCTATCGGGATCCGCGTGGACGGATGGACGGGACCCTCGCCTACTTCCTGATCGTCGCGACAGCCGATTCGCGTACCGCCGTCGAGGCCTCCGAACACCTCCAAAAGGTGCACGCACGGTCCAAGGGCATCGATCCGGTCACCGGAACTCGCTACAGCGCCAACGATCCGGCATCTCAGCTGTGGATTCACGTCACCGGTTGGCATTCTGTGCTCAAGTGCTACGAGGTATTCGGCCCGGGACCGCTGAGCCGGGCCGAGGAGGACCGTTACTGGTCCGAGTGTGTGATCGCCGCCGAATTGCAGACCGTCAATCCCGCCGAGGTACCACGATCACGCGACGAGGTCCGTCAGTACTTCGCACGGATGCGGCCCGCCTTGTGCACGTCCGAACGGGCCCAGCGGGCCATGCACTATCTGTTGCGCACCCCGCGGTCGGGCAGCAGCAATATGCAGTTCTGGGCGATCAGCCGACTGCTGGCACCCGCCACTATCGCGACGCTGCCGCGCTGGATGCGTGAGCTGGGGCAATTCGATCAGCCGGGCATTGTCGACGCCGCCTACCGCCCGCTGGTGTCCGCCGGTATGCGTATCGCAGGCATTCCGGCGGTGGAGACCACGATTCTGCGGCGCAGCCTTCCGATGACGCGCACCGCACTGCGCGATTTCCACAAGGCCAAGGCGCCGCTGCGGCCCGTCACCGTCACGCCGGCCGAGGCCAAGGAGCGGTACGGGAGGCGAGCCACCGCATAGGGCGGCGCCTACGCTGACTATCTGTGACAGCACCCGCGTACCGTCCACGCCGCACCACGCTGGCTGTGCCCGGCAGCAGCCAGAAGATGATCGACAAGGCGAAAACCCTTCCGGCGGACGAGGTCTTCCTGGACCTTGAAGACGCTGTCGCCGCACCCGCCAAGGTAGAGGCGCGCCGGCGCATCGCCGAGGCGCTCAACGCTCCGGGATGGTCCGGCCAGCTGCTGTCGGTGCGCGTCAATGACTGGACCACCGAATGGACCTACGCCGATCTGGTGGAGATTGTTTCCCGGGCGGGCGCCAACATCGACAACATCCTGCTACCCAAGGTCACCGCCGCCTCACACGTGACGGCTCTTGATCTGCTGCTCACCCAGCTGGAGCGATCACACGGGCTGCAGGTGGGTGCCATCGGCATCCAGGCCCAGATCGAGAACGCCGAGGGGCTCACCAATATCGACGCGATCGCATCGGCCAGCCCGCGCATGCGCTCACTCGTCTTCGGTCCGGCCGACTTCATGGCCAGCCTCGGCATGCGCACGCTGGTGGTGGGCGAACAGCCGCCCGGCTACGACGGCGAGGCTTATCACCATGTGCTGATGACCATCCTGGTCGCCGCGCGGGCGCACGGAATCGATGCCATCGACGGTCCCTATTTGAAGGTGCGTGACGTCGATGCCTTCCGAACTGCGGCAGCCCGATCGGCCGCACTCGGTTTCGACGGGAAATGGGTGCTACACCCCGCACAGATCGAGGCGGGCAACGAGATATTCAGCCCGCGGCAAGACGACTACGACAGGGCCGAGCTGATCCTGGACGCCTACGAGTGGCACACCTCGGTCGCCGGTGGTGCCCGGGGAGCGGTAATGCTCGGAGACGAGATGATCGACGAGGCCAGCCGCAAGATGGCGCTGGTGATCGCGGGCAAGGGACGTGCCGCGGGAATGGCTCGCCAGGCGGCCCCTTACGAGCCTCCGACGGGCTAGAAAGACCCCGACGTGCTGCTGCTCCCCGCGGCTATCACGATGAGGACCAATATCCACAGCACGGGGATCACCGCGCCCAGGATGATGCCGGCAATCGCTATGCCCTTGCCGTCCTGCTGTCTGGTCTTGAGCTGATTCAACGCGACGACGCCGAGGATGACGCCGACGATGCCGAGGATGATTCCCAGGTAGCAGGTCACGATCGCCGCGATCGAGGTGATCAGGGACGCGATGGCCAGCCCATTGGTGCCGCCGGTCTGCCCGTACGCGCCGTATCCGTAGGGATCGGCGTATCCCGGCGGGGGATATCCGGGATAGCCGCCGGCGACGGGGTAGCCCGGCGGTGGATAGGTGCCGGGCTGCCCCGGCTGATACGACGGATAACTTTGGCCGTATTGCGGATACGCGGCCTGCGAGGCCGTCGGATACGGCGGGGGCGCGGTGGGATACGCGGGGGGAGCCGTCGGGTAGGCGGAGGCCGGGTACGCCGGATAAGAGGCGGTGGGCTGCCCGGGTGCTTCCCAGGCAGGTGGGGGGCTGGGGGTCGGGTTCGCCGCGACCGCGGGATCGGCCGGCGGCGCGGACTTCTCCAGGGACGGGTATTCGTATCCGGATGAGGCGTCAGGGCTTGATCCGGAAGGCTCGTGACCCGGGGTAGTCATGGCGCAAACCTAGCGTATCGAGGCAGGTATGGGCCGCGCTGCGGGCGGAAAGTCGCAGGTCGCGGTCAAAGGGGCACCAACTGGTGCTCCTGGGCGTTAAATAAGTGCTAGCTAGTGCGCCATCGTGCGCCGCCGACTCTCCAGGAGGACCGTACTCGTGGGACAACCGCTCACACCCGGGCAACCACCACGCTCGACGTCACAGCGCTCCCCGCTGTCTTCGTCATTGTCTCTGCCGACACCGCCACAGGGCTGGCCTATCGGTTC
It includes:
- a CDS encoding S1C family serine protease — translated: MTANQDTAPRLAPRPVDRPPVDPASQRAFGRPSGVSGSFQGADKYRDQGEYTPRVGPPDPVLAQAFGRPDNVTTSLQRHPADAGKLDAADEGPDAAEDPWRDPTAQVQLGRPAVNKAPVSLSGAPAPKLGVRDVLFGGRVSIPALAILAAVALLIGLVGGIIGRKTAEVVEAFTTSKVTLTTDDSTQPDESRFTAVANAVKSSVVTIEASSDDEVAQGSGVVIDPKGYIITNNHVISDAAKNPGKFKIEVIFNDSKKVPANLVGRDPKTDIAVLKVDNVDNLTVARLGDSDKVAVGAEVIAFGSPLGLRSTVTGGIISALHRPVPLSGEGSDTDTVIDALQTDAAINHGNSGGPLIDMKSQVIGINTAGKSLSDSSSGLGFAIPINEAADVAQTLIRDGKIVHATLGISSRTVSNATATGAEVANVKAGSPAEKGGMLENDVVVKVGNRTVADADEFVVAVRQLKIGQEATITVLRQGRPVELKVTPGPDGS
- a CDS encoding HpcH/HpaI aldolase/citrate lyase family protein, which translates into the protein MTAPAYRPRRTTLAVPGSSQKMIDKAKTLPADEVFLDLEDAVAAPAKVEARRRIAEALNAPGWSGQLLSVRVNDWTTEWTYADLVEIVSRAGANIDNILLPKVTAASHVTALDLLLTQLERSHGLQVGAIGIQAQIENAEGLTNIDAIASASPRMRSLVFGPADFMASLGMRTLVVGEQPPGYDGEAYHHVLMTILVAARAHGIDAIDGPYLKVRDVDAFRTAAARSAALGFDGKWVLHPAQIEAGNEIFSPRQDDYDRAELILDAYEWHTSVAGGARGAVMLGDEMIDEASRKMALVIAGKGRAAGMARQAAPYEPPTG
- a CDS encoding DUF4190 domain-containing protein yields the protein MTTPGHEPSGSSPDASSGYEYPSLEKSAPPADPAVAANPTPSPPPAWEAPGQPTASYPAYPASAYPTAPPAYPTAPPPYPTASQAAYPQYGQSYPSYQPGQPGTYPPPGYPVAGGYPGYPPPGYADPYGYGAYGQTGGTNGLAIASLITSIAAIVTCYLGIILGIVGVILGVVALNQLKTRQQDGKGIAIAGIILGAVIPVLWILVLIVIAAGSSSTSGSF
- a CDS encoding Mrp/NBP35 family ATP-binding protein — its product is MTSELTTAVRSALAGVIDPELRRPITELGMVKDITFDDAHNVEIGIYLTTSGCPKKAEIAERVTQAAADVDGVGTVRVQLDVMNDEQRTELRKQLRGDSPEPVIPFAQPGSLTRVYAVASGKGGVGKSSVTVNLAAAMAAKGLSVGLLDADIYGHSVPRMMGTSDRPTQVERMILPPVAHDVKVISIAQFTQGNTPVVWRGPMLHRALQQFLADVFWGDLDVLLLDLPPGTGDVAISVAQLIPGAEILVVTTPQQAAAEVAERAGAIATQTRQRIVGVVENMSWLVLPDGTRMEVFGSGGGDTVAESLTKVVGTKVPLLGQVPLDPAVREGGDDGLPIVLSQPDSAAGQALRAVADKLSTRSRGLAGMSLNIDTARRN
- a CDS encoding lytic transglycosylase domain-containing protein gives rise to the protein MELPHWVATSVNHARGAASRIRGNSASVPWLRVGGLSALTVVGFAVAASSAQVSGQAVVPVPVPMVSAATPQAEVGELNLVTVVRPPTQYRIAPSAAIAPPPPGIVMAPGGLGIPKIALEAYQNAEKMMAKAAPGCGVSWNLLAGIGRIESGHANNGATDVKGRVVRPIYGPSLDGTLPGNEVIVDHEQSRTQGAQVYVRAMGPMQFLPSTWNHYASDGDGDGKADPQNVFDASLAAARYLCSGGLNLRDRSQTMSAILRYNNSVAYAQNVLAWAAGYATGVLPLNLPPLTAADVAPERKAHLGGGESRGLGPGSVTDVAGLSPNDPLAQLPIVNPLTPDRAVIAALPGAVPPAPEAPQAPCMLFCAPPPPPAEPFNPFAPQPPAEPFNPFAPNQAPQPFNPFAPPPPPVELGPAPGPAPAPAAPRP
- the rseA gene encoding anti-sigma E factor RseA is translated as MVDSGSFRRAFSSFSSFSRLPSPFASQSGAPVGAPRQFGSTEHLSTEAIAAFVDGELRMSAHLRAAHHLSMCAECALEIDAQRQARTALRDSGAIRVPGSLLGLLSQIPHIPHDVAPPQPSAHEGELPPALGGDAVRPDSRARRKRR
- a CDS encoding oxygenase MpaB family protein codes for the protein MTAAPDVAVHWELGSDRPREDHGFFGPDSPTWKVWTSPTALIGFQRSVVLEHFEPHLAAAVADAAGIYRDPRGRMDGTLAYFLIVATADSRTAVEASEHLQKVHARSKGIDPVTGTRYSANDPASQLWIHVTGWHSVLKCYEVFGPGPLSRAEEDRYWSECVIAAELQTVNPAEVPRSRDEVRQYFARMRPALCTSERAQRAMHYLLRTPRSGSSNMQFWAISRLLAPATIATLPRWMRELGQFDQPGIVDAAYRPLVSAGMRIAGIPAVETTILRRSLPMTRTALRDFHKAKAPLRPVTVTPAEAKERYGRRATA
- the tatB gene encoding Sec-independent protein translocase protein TatB is translated as MFGSVGWGELLVLLIVGLVVLGPERLPGAIRWTTESLRKVRDYASGATASLREELGPEFDDVRKPLAELQKLRGMTPRAVITKHLLDGDDSVFDSLTRPLDDVKKAVTEPAPTPIVNPELAKPAEPGPTRYDADAT
- a CDS encoding O-methyltransferase; translated protein: MAEFGVSQDRFTRARQDRIVTSSADRSPVEAMVSHAEGAISEDDIVAAARERAVDLGAGPVTPAVGALLSVFARLSGGKAVVEVGTGAGVSGLWLLSGMREDGVLTTIDVEPEHQRSAKQAFSEASIAPSRTRLIGGRAQEVLPRLADESYDLLVIDAAPADQPDFLAGGIRLLRPGGAVVIHGASAGGRAGDPSANDPDVVGVREAARIIADDGRFTAVLIPLGDGLLAATRD